ATTCTGGCAAAAAAGGTGGTAAAGCTGAAAAGTATGAAGACCGCACTAAGAAAGAATTATACGAGCAGGCTAAAGACGTTGACATAAGCGGTCGTTCAAAAATGACCAAAAAAGAACTTATTAAAGCTTTAAGAAACAACTAACCAAAAACCTAATCTAACCATGCCTTCACCATTTCATCTTGCAATACCTGTTGACGATGTACAAAGAGCCCGTATATTTTACCGCGATACTTTAGAACTTGCTGAAGGTCGCAGTACAGATGAGTGGGTTGACTTTGATTTTTTTGGGCATCAATTAGTAATTCACTACAAA
The sequence above is a segment of the Leeuwenhoekiella sp. MAR_2009_132 genome. Coding sequences within it:
- a CDS encoding Rho termination factor N-terminal domain-containing protein; amino-acid sequence: MADRIPSVKNEEQYEALRDKGYSKEKSARIANTPDSGKKGGKAEKYEDRTKKELYEQAKDVDISGRSKMTKKELIKALRNN